One segment of Streptomyces bathyalis DNA contains the following:
- a CDS encoding ROK family protein, with product MVQRIFTTAGHALGGAVANVAEIINPQRVILGGEGTRLGPPLLDPFREALQRVLVRPVDQAIDLRIVHTHDDTWAHGAACQFLTDLFRGPTAHPGGL from the coding sequence GTGGTCCAGCGGATCTTCACCACCGCCGGGCACGCCCTAGGCGGCGCCGTCGCCAACGTGGCCGAAATCATCAACCCACAACGGGTCATCCTGGGTGGCGAGGGGACCCGGCTCGGCCCACCGCTACTCGACCCGTTCCGTGAAGCGCTCCAACGCGTCCTGGTCCGGCCCGTCGACCAGGCGATCGATCTCCGCATCGTCCACACCCATGACGACACCTGGGCGCACGGTGCTGCGTGCCAGTTCCTCACCGACCTCTTCAGAGGGCCGACCGCCCACCCGGGGGGTCTCTAA
- a CDS encoding aminotransferase class V-fold PLP-dependent enzyme — protein sequence MQKHATARDAEGPAGWSRLAVAQAEFDPDVTYLNTASLGLPPRRSLDALRRALTEWRKGAATPPAYDAPLESSRTAYAGLVGVDTDRVAVGSQVSAFAGLVAASLPEGSEVLTAAGEFTSLVFPFHAQARRGIQLREVPLERLAEAVTPRTALVAVSAVQSADGRLAGLDALTAVCEGTGTRILLDTTQATGWLPVDADRFAYTTCSGYKWLLAPRGTCFFTVRSEFTDELVPHAAGWYAGEERWDSLYGGPLRLAEDARRFDLSPAWHSWVAQAPALHLLAGVGTAVLHEHALSLANRFRAAVGLPPGDSAIVSAAVEPDTLGELERAAVVGSVRAGRLRLAFHLNNTATDADRAAEVVAGHLLEAAT from the coding sequence ATGCAGAAGCACGCAACCGCCCGGGACGCGGAAGGCCCAGCAGGGTGGTCCCGGCTGGCCGTCGCACAGGCGGAATTCGATCCGGATGTCACCTACCTCAATACCGCTTCTCTGGGACTGCCCCCGCGGCGCTCCCTGGACGCTCTGCGGCGGGCGCTGACGGAGTGGCGCAAGGGGGCTGCGACCCCGCCGGCATACGATGCGCCGCTCGAATCGTCCCGAACGGCATACGCCGGTCTGGTTGGAGTGGACACGGACCGTGTGGCGGTGGGCAGCCAGGTCAGCGCATTCGCCGGGCTGGTCGCGGCGTCCCTGCCCGAAGGGAGCGAAGTCCTCACCGCGGCAGGGGAGTTCACCAGCCTCGTCTTCCCGTTCCATGCTCAGGCCCGCCGCGGTATCCAGCTACGGGAGGTCCCCCTGGAGCGGCTGGCCGAAGCAGTGACACCCCGCACCGCGCTGGTTGCCGTCTCAGCCGTGCAGTCCGCGGACGGGCGCCTGGCCGGCCTCGACGCACTGACCGCTGTGTGCGAGGGGACGGGCACCCGGATTCTGCTGGACACGACGCAGGCGACCGGCTGGCTTCCCGTGGATGCGGACCGGTTCGCCTACACCACGTGCAGTGGATACAAGTGGCTGCTGGCTCCGCGGGGCACCTGCTTCTTCACGGTGCGGTCCGAGTTCACCGACGAGCTCGTCCCGCATGCCGCCGGCTGGTACGCCGGCGAGGAGCGCTGGGACAGCCTCTACGGCGGTCCACTGCGATTGGCGGAAGACGCACGCCGCTTCGACCTGTCTCCGGCCTGGCACTCCTGGGTCGCACAAGCGCCGGCACTGCACCTGCTCGCTGGGGTCGGTACTGCTGTACTGCACGAGCACGCACTCAGCTTGGCGAACCGTTTCCGGGCAGCCGTGGGGCTGCCTCCCGGCGACTCCGCGATCGTCAGCGCGGCCGTCGAGCCGGACACACTCGGTGAGTTGGAGCGGGCAGCCGTCGTGGGCAGCGTCCGCGCCGGCCGACTGCGCCTGGCCTTCCACCTCAACAACACAGCCACAGACGCGGACCGGGCCGCGGAGGTAGTAGCCGGCCACCTGCTGGAGGCGGCGACGTGA
- a CDS encoding SgcJ/EcaC family oxidoreductase has product MDTTSSTLPADDADEQRIRELVARSQVAQTDPDVLPALHTADLVIVNLAGRRLFGREAFASAMAEALSSPLKDVRTSLAVDDIRFTTPDVAIVSLTKTVHDERFEAEDSSRLPSAGAMTYVLTRQSDDWRIALAQTTPVR; this is encoded by the coding sequence ATGGACACCACGAGCTCTACTCTTCCCGCCGACGACGCCGACGAGCAGAGGATTCGCGAGTTGGTCGCGCGGTCCCAGGTGGCGCAGACCGACCCGGACGTGCTGCCTGCCCTGCACACCGCAGACTTGGTGATCGTCAACTTGGCTGGGCGACGCCTCTTCGGGCGTGAGGCTTTTGCTTCGGCCATGGCAGAAGCGCTCTCTTCCCCGCTCAAGGACGTCCGGACTTCGCTGGCGGTCGACGACATCCGGTTCACCACCCCAGACGTCGCCATCGTCAGCCTCACCAAGACCGTCCACGACGAACGGTTCGAGGCGGAGGATTCGTCCAGGCTGCCCTCGGCCGGTGCCATGACCTACGTCTTGACCCGCCAGAGCGACGACTGGCGCATCGCCCTGGCCCAGACGACACCGGTCCGCTGA
- a CDS encoding MFS transporter: MSSNTEPLRETAPRTGVDQQTDTQRIRPVITASVVGTIIEWYDFFIYGTAAALVFGKLFFPASSSLAGTMAAFATYAVGFAVRPIGGAVFGHFGDKLGRKTILITTLAVMGVTTTLIGLLPTYAQIGIWAPALLVVLRMAQGFGAGAEFAGAAIMAVEYSPVGRRGYFGSWPQIGVAIGLAASSGVFALVGLLPEEAFMSWGWRVPFIASALVLLVGTWIRMRISETPVFQEVQKERKVARSPLTEVLRNHPKSFLAVLGMRFADNAVLYIPVAFTLTYLAERGVESSVGLTAVLLASGVQVATIPLFGAWSDRVGRRMVYGGGAAVSALLLVPYFLLLDTGNTWLIWLAVMLLGGLAYSAMAGSQPAFFSELFHPRVRYTGVAGARELGATVGGFTPLAATALLAAYSTGLAVAALVIVMCLISVVSVLWAPETRGRRFDVEKPGSSTDDPLN; the protein is encoded by the coding sequence ATGAGCAGCAACACCGAGCCACTGCGGGAGACCGCGCCCCGGACCGGCGTGGACCAGCAAACAGACACACAGCGCATACGCCCCGTCATCACCGCCAGCGTCGTCGGCACGATCATCGAGTGGTACGACTTCTTCATCTACGGCACCGCTGCCGCCCTCGTCTTCGGCAAGCTCTTCTTCCCGGCCTCCAGCTCCCTGGCCGGAACGATGGCCGCCTTCGCCACGTACGCCGTCGGATTCGCTGTCCGGCCGATAGGCGGCGCGGTGTTCGGGCACTTCGGCGACAAGCTCGGCCGCAAGACGATCCTGATCACCACACTCGCCGTCATGGGGGTCACCACGACGCTCATCGGGCTGCTGCCCACCTATGCCCAGATCGGGATCTGGGCACCCGCACTCCTCGTCGTGCTGCGCATGGCGCAGGGCTTCGGTGCCGGCGCGGAGTTCGCCGGCGCCGCGATCATGGCAGTCGAATACTCACCCGTCGGGCGGCGCGGGTACTTCGGAAGCTGGCCGCAGATCGGAGTGGCCATCGGCCTCGCCGCCTCCAGCGGCGTCTTCGCCCTGGTCGGCCTGCTGCCCGAGGAAGCCTTCATGTCCTGGGGCTGGCGCGTCCCATTCATCGCCAGCGCCCTGGTGCTGCTCGTCGGCACCTGGATCCGGATGCGTATCAGCGAGACACCGGTCTTCCAGGAGGTCCAGAAGGAGAGGAAGGTCGCCCGCTCACCACTCACCGAAGTCCTCCGGAACCACCCCAAGAGCTTCCTCGCCGTGCTCGGCATGCGATTCGCCGACAACGCCGTCCTCTACATCCCCGTCGCCTTCACCCTGACGTATCTGGCGGAACGAGGAGTGGAGAGCAGCGTAGGCCTCACCGCGGTCCTGCTCGCCTCCGGCGTCCAGGTCGCCACCATCCCCCTCTTCGGCGCATGGTCGGACCGGGTCGGGCGGCGCATGGTGTATGGAGGAGGAGCCGCCGTCTCGGCGCTGCTGCTGGTGCCGTACTTCCTCCTCCTGGACACCGGAAACACCTGGCTCATCTGGCTCGCAGTCATGCTCCTCGGCGGCCTCGCCTACTCCGCCATGGCCGGAAGCCAGCCCGCCTTCTTCAGTGAACTCTTCCACCCCCGCGTCCGCTACACCGGAGTCGCCGGCGCACGCGAACTCGGCGCAACCGTCGGCGGGTTCACGCCGCTGGCCGCGACCGCACTGCTCGCCGCCTACTCGACCGGCCTCGCCGTGGCAGCGCTGGTCATCGTGATGTGTCTGATCAGCGTCGTCTCGGTGCTGTGGGCGCCGGAGACGCGTGGGCGCCGCTTCGACGTCGAGAAGCCCGGGAGCTCAACTGACGATCCCCTCAACTGA
- a CDS encoding LysR family transcriptional regulator — translation MDDDRIPQNSMGELLDPRRMLVFAEVARTGSLAAAAHLLGWTQPAVAQHVRRLEREAGCPLVVRNSRGVTLTEAGQSLATHAEALVVRLRAARADLDALNDLRAGRVRLAAFPSACATVVPAALALLHERTPGLDVRLTEAAPSEARRLLAAGDIDLAVTFDYDNVPVNASDERAIPLFDDPIRLVVPIGHPLAEHPEADLADARDQRWIAGCPSCLAHLRTAAAGCGFLPDVRHSTDDYVVTQTLVSTGLGVALLPALALEAARDPAVTAIGIRAHSPRRIALIGSADVPQSRATTAVSSAIRTVTEHRL, via the coding sequence ATGGACGACGACCGGATACCGCAGAACAGCATGGGCGAGCTCCTCGACCCGCGCCGGATGCTGGTATTCGCCGAAGTGGCACGCACCGGCTCCCTGGCCGCCGCCGCGCACTTGCTGGGCTGGACACAACCGGCCGTCGCCCAGCACGTCAGACGACTCGAACGCGAAGCTGGCTGCCCGCTTGTCGTCCGCAACTCCCGGGGCGTCACGCTCACCGAGGCAGGGCAGTCCCTCGCGACGCACGCCGAGGCGCTGGTGGTCCGGCTGCGCGCTGCCCGGGCGGACCTGGACGCATTGAACGATCTGCGCGCCGGGCGCGTACGTCTCGCGGCCTTCCCCTCCGCCTGTGCCACCGTCGTTCCGGCCGCCCTCGCCCTGCTGCACGAACGCACACCCGGCCTGGACGTCCGCCTCACCGAGGCCGCTCCGTCCGAAGCCCGGCGGCTGCTGGCAGCCGGGGACATCGACCTCGCGGTCACCTTCGACTACGACAACGTGCCCGTCAACGCATCGGATGAGAGGGCGATTCCGCTCTTCGACGATCCGATACGACTCGTGGTGCCCATCGGGCACCCCCTCGCGGAGCACCCAGAAGCAGACCTCGCCGACGCCCGCGACCAGCGCTGGATCGCCGGCTGCCCGAGCTGCCTCGCGCACCTGAGGACCGCGGCCGCCGGATGCGGCTTCCTGCCGGACGTCCGTCACAGCACCGACGACTACGTCGTGACCCAGACCCTCGTCTCCACCGGACTCGGCGTCGCCCTGCTGCCCGCTCTCGCGCTCGAAGCCGCCCGTGACCCCGCGGTCACGGCGATCGGGATCCGCGCGCACAGCCCGCGACGAATCGCACTCATCGGTTCAGCCGACGTTCCCCAGAGCCGTGCCACCACCGCGGTCTCGAGCGCGATCCGCACAGTCACCGAGCACCGGCTCTGA
- a CDS encoding right-handed parallel beta-helix repeat-containing protein has translation MKKAILVAACVVAATAFPAVPSQAVEAVLVVDDNGAQCPSAPFTTIQAAITAASPGDEIRVCAGTYNEVVTVNKANLRLVGPAVAPTGTACRTAGAPDPTRQAIIQSTGGSGSVRLLEDGIRFSRFAVRNNTASYGIATSAAHSGYQVRQNRIENNVFGAYFSSSGTSLSEAEQNCIRNNNETGSASGNGIYTDVGLKNANIETNTFSGNENSGVLLDAPAPGAVDKVNVNRNTSLEDRAFAFIFKSTNVDVTSNVIQDNFDAPGIFFGDNNTNMKITSNRIDRGFLGVRGNAFGLSPSTNVTITGNVIRNSESSTVGHGISVAPNSLTNSRISGNVTDRNAGDGIHIDAGGNGSNTFRSNVARRNAMLDCRDSTTGTGTDGTANTWVGNVGPNAAPPGICV, from the coding sequence ATGAAGAAGGCAATTCTTGTCGCGGCCTGTGTGGTGGCGGCTACGGCGTTCCCGGCAGTGCCCAGTCAGGCGGTTGAGGCCGTACTCGTGGTGGACGACAACGGAGCGCAATGCCCGAGCGCCCCTTTCACGACGATCCAGGCAGCGATCACCGCAGCTTCTCCGGGAGATGAGATCAGAGTCTGCGCTGGAACGTACAACGAGGTCGTGACCGTGAATAAGGCGAATTTGCGGCTGGTCGGACCGGCCGTCGCCCCCACAGGGACAGCGTGCCGCACTGCCGGGGCTCCGGATCCGACGAGACAGGCGATCATTCAGTCGACGGGCGGTTCAGGCAGTGTCCGCCTGCTCGAAGACGGCATCAGATTCTCCCGGTTCGCCGTCCGGAACAATACCGCCAGCTATGGCATCGCCACCAGCGCCGCACATTCCGGCTATCAGGTCCGGCAGAACCGGATCGAGAACAACGTGTTCGGGGCGTACTTCAGCTCCAGCGGCACAAGCCTTTCCGAGGCGGAACAGAACTGCATCCGAAACAACAACGAAACCGGATCCGCGAGTGGTAACGGAATCTACACGGACGTGGGACTGAAGAATGCGAATATCGAGACAAACACCTTCTCCGGAAACGAGAACTCTGGCGTCCTCCTGGACGCACCGGCGCCCGGAGCCGTTGACAAGGTCAACGTAAACAGGAACACATCCTTGGAAGACAGAGCATTTGCCTTCATCTTCAAATCCACCAACGTCGACGTGACGAGTAACGTCATCCAGGACAATTTTGACGCCCCAGGGATCTTCTTCGGCGACAACAACACGAATATGAAGATCACCTCCAACCGCATCGACAGGGGCTTCCTAGGAGTCCGCGGCAACGCCTTCGGCCTTTCACCCAGCACCAACGTCACCATCACCGGCAACGTCATCAGAAATTCCGAATCGAGCACCGTGGGCCACGGCATCAGCGTGGCACCGAACTCCCTCACGAACTCCCGCATCTCTGGCAACGTCACCGACCGTAACGCGGGTGACGGCATCCACATCGACGCAGGCGGCAATGGGAGCAACACCTTCCGGTCTAACGTCGCCCGTCGCAACGCCATGCTCGACTGCCGTGACAGCACCACCGGCACCGGCACGGATGGCACAGCCAACACTTGGGTCGGCAACGTCGGCCCTAATGCCGCCCCGCCCGGGATCTGCGTCTAG
- a CDS encoding transposase gives MSQAATRVFAGHQATQQPDRCHRASDCTGIDPAARRRHRTRRPVLVTAGDNPERIRTEAAFAKLCGVAPQPASSGRTSGRHRLSRGGDRAANSALYIVTIVRMRHHQPTRDYFERRTAKGLSKREIIRCLKRYIAREIYAHLPHPASPPAAHPTAA, from the coding sequence ATCTCACAGGCAGCAACCCGGGTCTTCGCCGGGCATCAAGCAACTCAACAGCCAGATCGATGCCATCGTGCGAGCGACTGCACCGGAATTGATCCAGCTGCACGGCGTCGGCATCGAACTCGCCGGCCAGTACTCGTCACCGCGGGTGACAACCCCGAGCGGATCCGCACCGAAGCAGCCTTCGCCAAACTCTGCGGTGTCGCCCCCCAACCGGCCAGCAGCGGCCGCACCTCCGGCCGCCACCGACTCAGCCGCGGAGGGGACCGAGCAGCCAACAGCGCGCTCTACATCGTCACCATCGTCCGCATGCGCCACCACCAACCCACCCGCGACTACTTCGAACGCCGCACCGCCAAAGGACTGAGCAAACGCGAAATCATCCGCTGCCTCAAGCGCTACATCGCCCGCGAGATCTACGCCCACCTCCCGCACCCAGCCTCACCACCAGCAGCCCATCCCACCGCAGCTTGA
- a CDS encoding LysE family translocator: MNADAIAPPLLFALVATVTPGGATALATASGARFGYRRSVPLIAGVAIGLSTLAALAAAGLGGVLLAVPSLRLILTIAGTAYLVYLAWRTVRSGTPSSADDAPAAYGVLDGIGLLWLNPKGWTMTLGAAASFAAAANGPLRLSVLLGVVFGLAAALSLTLWCTAGLLLARLLRTDRHWRVLNTILALLLLVSVIPMWSG, from the coding sequence GTGAACGCTGATGCGATTGCCCCGCCGCTGCTGTTCGCCCTGGTGGCGACCGTGACACCCGGAGGCGCCACGGCGCTGGCGACGGCATCCGGAGCGCGGTTCGGCTACCGCCGCTCCGTGCCACTCATCGCCGGAGTGGCCATAGGGCTGTCGACACTGGCGGCCCTGGCAGCAGCGGGACTCGGCGGCGTACTCCTCGCCGTACCCTCGCTGCGGCTGATCCTGACAATCGCCGGAACGGCGTATCTGGTGTACCTGGCCTGGAGGACAGTCCGGAGCGGGACGCCGTCCTCCGCGGACGACGCACCGGCGGCGTACGGCGTCCTCGACGGCATCGGACTGCTGTGGCTCAATCCCAAGGGCTGGACCATGACCCTCGGCGCGGCGGCATCCTTCGCTGCGGCAGCAAACGGACCGTTGCGGCTTTCGGTGCTGCTCGGTGTCGTCTTCGGTCTCGCAGCGGCTCTCTCGCTGACGCTGTGGTGCACAGCCGGCCTGCTGCTGGCCCGCCTACTGCGGACGGACCGGCACTGGCGGGTGCTCAACACCATCCTTGCGCTGCTGCTGCTCGTCTCGGTCATCCCGATGTGGTCCGGGTAA
- a CDS encoding DUF5655 domain-containing protein → MTGLKLFTVNDGVAEVSSRLAVRERELHQLVGANLETMLGVRFLASEYSTGPVHGGRIDTLGLDESGAPVVVEYKRGVDAGVINQGLYYLSWLVDHKAEFEALVAGRLGLAEAGQVLWSAPRLICVAAGFSRYDVHAVREHRHSIDLVSYRFLGSDHFALETVASVGRQAAPPRAAAAPGASGEGQGRPAVSSLAELREAVGEVLAGLGDDVKRIENQTYRAYRRTQHFACVCPPQETKLLVYLKANPKKVDLIPDFTRDVTGRGHHGTGNLEVALRTERDLERAGDLFRLSYDVS, encoded by the coding sequence GTGACGGGGCTGAAGCTGTTCACGGTGAACGATGGCGTGGCGGAAGTCTCCTCCCGCCTTGCGGTGCGGGAGCGGGAGTTGCACCAGCTGGTGGGGGCCAACCTGGAGACCATGCTGGGGGTGCGGTTCCTGGCGAGTGAGTACAGCACCGGGCCTGTTCACGGCGGCCGGATCGACACCCTGGGGCTCGATGAGAGCGGGGCTCCGGTCGTCGTGGAGTACAAGCGTGGTGTCGATGCCGGCGTGATCAACCAGGGCCTGTACTACCTGTCCTGGCTGGTCGATCACAAGGCCGAGTTCGAAGCCCTGGTCGCCGGCCGTCTCGGATTGGCCGAGGCGGGCCAGGTGCTGTGGAGCGCGCCCAGGCTGATCTGCGTCGCGGCGGGCTTCAGCCGATACGACGTGCACGCCGTGCGTGAGCACAGGCACTCCATCGACCTGGTCAGCTACCGCTTCCTGGGCAGCGATCACTTCGCCCTCGAGACAGTGGCGTCCGTCGGCAGGCAGGCGGCCCCGCCTCGTGCCGCTGCCGCGCCCGGTGCCAGCGGCGAAGGGCAGGGCCGCCCTGCCGTTAGTTCCCTGGCGGAGCTGCGGGAGGCCGTAGGAGAGGTCCTGGCCGGCCTGGGCGACGACGTGAAGCGGATCGAGAACCAGACGTACCGGGCCTACCGCAGAACGCAGCACTTCGCATGCGTCTGCCCTCCGCAGGAGACCAAGCTGCTGGTCTACCTCAAAGCCAACCCGAAGAAGGTCGACCTCATCCCGGACTTCACCCGGGATGTGACCGGGCGCGGCCACCACGGCACGGGCAATCTCGAGGTAGCGCTGCGAACGGAGCGAGACCTGGAACGCGCCGGCGACCTGTTCCGCCTGAGCTACGACGTGTCATAG
- a CDS encoding glycoside hydrolase family 88 protein yields the protein MTSQPALDFDSAITAVLARGQHTAALPEPGFPHYADMATGEWTRSPNGDWTGGFFVGQLWLAAATGNGPVETARTWTERVRPRAASDTIFRGFLFWYGAAIGYRLTGDEYAKKAALEGAYALAESFHPAAGLLPLGSTAEEAHSVGADETNIDGVPGGAPLLYWAADLTGDESLRLKARSHVARHLELLVREDDSVVQSASFDANTGALIKTYTHKGIRDDSTWARAQAWAMLGTAQAARYEPDAFTADAVRVCDWWCDHLPEGKVAYWDFDAPQHEPEPLLDTSATAIAAAALLKMRTVNPARADEYERTARDMVAAMVEHHLSPPSADGPPAGILGDACYNHRIQLATKNELVWGTYFLLESLLTLTGQLATHEL from the coding sequence TTGACCAGCCAACCCGCCCTTGACTTCGACAGCGCGATCACAGCCGTACTGGCCCGTGGACAGCACACGGCCGCGCTCCCCGAGCCCGGCTTCCCGCACTACGCCGACATGGCCACCGGGGAGTGGACACGGTCACCGAACGGCGACTGGACCGGAGGATTCTTCGTCGGACAGCTTTGGCTGGCCGCCGCCACCGGAAACGGTCCGGTCGAGACGGCACGCACGTGGACGGAGCGCGTCCGCCCACGTGCCGCCTCCGACACCATCTTCCGCGGCTTTCTCTTCTGGTACGGGGCTGCCATCGGGTACCGGCTCACCGGCGACGAATACGCCAAGAAGGCGGCGCTGGAAGGCGCGTACGCACTCGCCGAGAGCTTTCACCCCGCCGCCGGGCTGCTGCCCCTCGGCTCCACCGCGGAGGAGGCACACAGCGTCGGCGCGGACGAGACGAACATCGACGGCGTCCCCGGCGGCGCACCCCTGCTGTATTGGGCGGCCGACCTCACCGGCGACGAATCGCTGCGCCTCAAAGCCCGCTCCCACGTCGCCCGCCACCTCGAACTCCTCGTACGCGAGGACGACTCCGTCGTCCAGTCGGCGAGCTTCGACGCGAACACCGGCGCACTCATCAAGACCTACACACACAAGGGCATACGTGACGACAGCACCTGGGCGCGCGCACAGGCATGGGCCATGCTCGGGACCGCACAGGCGGCCCGCTACGAACCCGACGCCTTCACCGCGGACGCCGTACGGGTCTGCGACTGGTGGTGCGACCACCTCCCGGAAGGAAAGGTCGCTTACTGGGACTTCGACGCACCTCAGCACGAGCCGGAGCCCTTGCTGGACACCTCCGCGACCGCCATCGCCGCCGCAGCCCTGCTGAAGATGCGAACGGTCAACCCCGCCCGGGCAGATGAATATGAACGGACCGCCCGCGACATGGTCGCAGCCATGGTCGAGCATCACCTGAGCCCGCCCTCGGCGGACGGCCCTCCGGCAGGGATCCTCGGCGACGCCTGCTACAACCACAGGATCCAGCTGGCCACCAAGAACGAACTCGTCTGGGGCACCTACTTCCTGCTCGAGTCGCTCCTCACCCTGACAGGCCAACTGGCAACCCACGAACTCTAG
- a CDS encoding dsDNA nuclease domain-containing protein → MVDTAEADSGAIEPDGGAGSEDAPAPAHAIFRLAPAEDSGTDTSGRYRYQADVAARDCLAMLTEDAIDFVVCEWHEDFVVAYTDGSVELVSVKHREEDQGTWTLAELCKSGGLAHLFDRWCACECASNVRLRLATNAALNPARGNAGTLSQMCGPEPGVTDGVSAMVEKIARQMLKVRWKQPYAHIPLTEECKLADIELPPGFMDRIRRFLSALEISCSPPQREYIADVNIQSLLAPAVERLQLSPVDLEASYRGIVNRIESANRNESERGQLAAYIADPKRVRYSTQMQQRVSRRSITRAILRAQLVFTTAQLPAFPHGRAPMLAPGGVKLRRKLRRGGVPADEAAFAEQLRSAWYTTWSERRSGLAGDDTDLLNLSTEVLAVVFDCRRHARGNSSSGNASGVVVNDLLAQRLTVEMLTTPAPFALGKLHLQGLAYQLCDECLFYFSEPFDADGEAS, encoded by the coding sequence ATGGTTGACACGGCAGAAGCGGACTCGGGTGCCATCGAGCCGGATGGCGGTGCCGGCTCCGAGGATGCGCCCGCACCTGCTCACGCCATCTTTCGTCTGGCGCCGGCAGAGGACAGTGGTACTGATACGTCAGGTCGCTACCGGTACCAGGCCGATGTGGCCGCCCGGGACTGTCTGGCAATGCTTACCGAAGACGCCATCGACTTCGTGGTCTGTGAATGGCACGAGGACTTCGTTGTCGCATACACCGACGGGTCGGTTGAGCTGGTATCGGTCAAGCACCGTGAGGAGGACCAGGGCACCTGGACCCTGGCTGAGTTGTGCAAGAGCGGTGGTCTGGCGCATCTCTTCGACCGGTGGTGTGCGTGTGAGTGTGCGTCCAACGTCCGCTTAAGATTGGCGACGAATGCCGCCCTGAACCCGGCCAGAGGCAATGCCGGGACGCTGTCGCAGATGTGCGGTCCTGAACCAGGGGTCACAGATGGTGTGTCGGCCATGGTGGAGAAGATTGCCCGCCAGATGCTAAAAGTGCGGTGGAAGCAGCCCTACGCCCACATACCCTTGACAGAAGAATGCAAGCTGGCGGACATCGAACTGCCTCCTGGATTCATGGACAGAATCCGCCGCTTTCTCTCTGCTCTGGAGATCTCCTGCTCTCCGCCGCAGCGCGAGTACATAGCCGACGTCAACATTCAAAGTCTGCTGGCACCCGCCGTTGAACGGCTTCAGCTGTCACCCGTCGACCTTGAGGCTTCGTACCGGGGCATCGTGAACCGGATCGAGAGTGCCAATCGGAACGAGAGCGAGCGGGGACAACTCGCGGCATACATCGCCGACCCGAAGCGCGTTCGCTACAGCACGCAGATGCAGCAGCGCGTGAGCCGTCGCTCCATCACTCGCGCCATCCTCCGGGCGCAGCTCGTCTTCACCACTGCCCAGCTGCCCGCCTTTCCCCACGGCCGAGCTCCCATGTTGGCACCCGGCGGAGTCAAACTCCGCCGCAAGCTGCGACGCGGAGGGGTGCCAGCTGACGAGGCGGCGTTTGCAGAACAGTTGCGCTCTGCGTGGTACACGACGTGGTCCGAGCGCCGTTCCGGGCTGGCAGGCGACGATACCGACTTGCTGAATCTGTCGACGGAGGTGCTGGCTGTGGTGTTCGACTGCCGGCGCCACGCTCGCGGCAACAGCTCCAGCGGCAACGCCTCAGGTGTTGTCGTGAACGATCTGCTGGCTCAACGGCTCACGGTGGAGATGTTGACCACGCCTGCTCCGTTCGCGCTCGGCAAGTTGCACCTGCAGGGCCTGGCGTACCAGCTGTGCGACGAGTGCCTCTTCTACTTTTCCGAGCCGTTCGATGCGGACGGGGAAGCCTCATGA